The Thamnophis elegans isolate rThaEle1 chromosome Z, rThaEle1.pri, whole genome shotgun sequence genome contains a region encoding:
- the SLC7A8 gene encoding LOW QUALITY PROTEIN: large neutral amino acids transporter small subunit 2 (The sequence of the model RefSeq protein was modified relative to this genomic sequence to represent the inferred CDS: inserted 4 bases in 4 codons; deleted 2 bases in 2 codons) encodes MSPLLLLFIKRRHTQFIQRGRKISKSKAQGSGRGSLPARRPRETDPFARPLARPPTRPSVEFVFRPDEAGTPAVRTCLFQLSRWLRLTGNIIGSGIFVSPKGVLENAGSVGLALIVWIVTGLITAVGALCYAELGVTIPKSGGDYSYVKDIFGGLAGFLRLWIAVLVIYPTNQAVIALTFANYVLQPIFPTCLPPETGLRLLAGVCLLLLTWVNCASVRWATRVQDIFTAGKLLALALIIIMGVVQICKGEYFWLEPKNAFEFFQTPNVGLVALAFLQGSFAYGGWNFLNYVTEELVDRTSENLPRAXFISIPLVTFVYVFANVAYVTAMSPQELLASNAVAVVLGEKILGVMSWIMPISVALSTFGGVNGSLFTSSRLFFAGAREGHLPSVLAMIHIRRCTPIPALLFTCLSTLLMLVTSDIYTLINYVGFINYLFYGVTVXGQVVLRWREXHRPRPIKVSLFFPIIYLLFWAFLLVFSLYSEPLVCGIGLAIMVTGVPVYFLGVHWKNKPPSFTTHDGITRVGQKLCVVVYPKMDAEESENDLSXETKEHWPMCGTEKLATPQN; translated from the exons atgtctcccctactccttcttttcattaaacgtagacatacccagttcataCAACGGGGCAGGAAAATATCCAAATCAAAAGCTCAAGGATCTGGAAGGGGAAGCTTGCCGGCCCGAAGGCCCAGAGAAACAGATCCCTTTGCCCGCCCGCTCGCCCGCCCGCCCACTCGTCCGTCTGTGGAGTTTGTTTTTCGCCCCGATGAAGCTGGAACGCCAGCCGTTCGAACGTGTTTGTTCCAACTTTCCAGATGGCTTCGTTTAACAG GTAACATCATTGGATCCGGAATTTTTGTATCGCCAAAGGGTGTGTTGGAAAACGCGGGCTCCGTAGGGCTGGCATTGATCGTGTGGATCGTCACGGGCCTCATCACCGCCGTGGGGGCCCTGTGCTACGCAGAGCTGGGCGTCACCATCCCCAAATCCGGGGGAGACTATTCCTACGTCAAGGATATCTTCGGAGGACTGGCTGG GTTCCTCAGACTGTGGATCGCGGTGCTGGTGATCTACCCCACGAATCAGGCGGTGATCGCGCTGACTTTTGCCAACTACGTCCTCCAGCCCATCTTCCCCACCTGCCTGCCTCCGGAAACCGGGCTACGTCTCCTCGCGGGCGTCTGCCTTT TGCTACTGACGTGGGTGAATTGTGCCAGCGTCCGCTGGGCAACCCGAGTCCAGGATATCTTCACCGCTGGGAAGCTGTTGGCTCTGGCCTTGATCATTATCATGGGAGTGGTGCAGATTTGCAAAG GAGAGTACTTTTGGCTGGAACCCAAAAATGCCTTCGAGTTCTTTCAAACGCCCAACGTGGGGCTTGTCGCGCTGGCCTTCCTCCAAGGTTCATTTGCTTACGGCGGCTGGAACTTCCTCAACTACGTCACCGAGGAGTTGGTGGACCGCACAAGTGA GAACCTGCCTCGCG ATTTTATCTCCATTCCCCTGGTGACCTTCGTCTACGTCTTCGCCAACGTGGCCTACGTCACGGCCATGTCCCCTCAGGAGCTTCTGGCCTCCAACGCGGTGGCGGTGGT TCTTGGGGAGAAGATCTTAGGCGTGATGTCTTGGATCATGCCCATCTCGGTGGCCCTCTCCACCTTT GGGGGCGTCAACGGCTCCCTCTTTACTTCCTCCAG gCTGTTTTTCGCTGGCGCCCGTGAAGGGCATCTCCCCAGTGTCTTGGCCATGATTCACATCCGAAGGTGCACTCCGATACCTGCTTTACTTTTCACC TGCCTGTCCACCTTGCTTATGCTGGTCACAAGTGACATATATACCCTGATCAATTATGTCGGTTTCATCAACTACCTCTTCTACGGAGTGACAG GCGGGCAGGTAGTGCTCCGCTGGCGCG CCCATCGGCCTCGTCCGATTAAG GTGAGTCTGTTCTTCCCCATCATCTACCTGCTCTTCTGGGCCTTCCTCTTGGTCTTCAGCTTGTATTCGGAACCTTTGGTCTGTGGCATCGGCCTAGCCATCATG GTGACGGGGGTACCCGTCTACTTCCTGGGTGTCCATTGGAAGAACAAGCCCCCGTCTTTCACAACGCATG